From the Hymenobacter yonginensis genome, one window contains:
- a CDS encoding PPC domain-containing DNA-binding protein — protein sequence MRTRFCGLFFSLLLAGPAAPLLAQTPAAMPAIKPAAPAPAALPSAMRTYALRLTPGQDLRQQLNAFVEQQQIKAGAIVTCVGSLTQATLRLANQENPSVYRGHFEIVSLVGTLSTSGSHLHLAVSDSTGRTLGGHLLDGNLVYTTAELVLGVLEDVEFRREPDPTFGYRELTVYPAPKKPRKPRPTPR from the coding sequence ATGCGTACTCGTTTCTGCGGTTTGTTCTTTTCCTTGCTGCTAGCCGGGCCGGCCGCGCCGCTGCTGGCCCAAACTCCTGCTGCCATGCCTGCTATTAAGCCCGCTGCCCCGGCTCCTGCCGCGTTGCCTTCTGCCATGCGCACTTATGCGCTGCGCCTGACGCCTGGCCAGGATCTGCGCCAGCAGCTCAACGCCTTCGTGGAGCAGCAGCAGATAAAGGCCGGCGCCATCGTGACGTGCGTGGGCAGCCTTACGCAGGCTACCCTGCGGCTGGCCAACCAGGAAAACCCCAGCGTGTACCGTGGCCACTTCGAAATCGTGAGTCTGGTGGGCACGCTTTCCACCAGCGGTAGCCACCTGCACCTGGCCGTGTCTGACTCCACGGGGCGCACGCTGGGCGGGCATCTGCTCGATGGCAACCTTGTTTACACCACCGCCGAGCTGGTGCTGGGCGTGCTCGAAGACGTGGAGTTCCGGCGCGAGCCCGACCCCACGTTCGGCTACCGCGAGCTGACCGTGTACCCGGCCCCGAAAAAGCCCCGCAAGCCCCGCCCCACGCCGCGCTAA